From the Lysobacterales bacterium genome, one window contains:
- a CDS encoding helix-hairpin-helix domain-containing protein, whose amino-acid sequence MNFIKSLVLGLTLSLASLAAFAAQINLNTASAAQLETLNGIGAAKAEAIVDYRKEHGAFKSVDELANVKGVGPKTVEKNRDQMTVAAK is encoded by the coding sequence ATGAACTTCATCAAGTCGCTTGTCCTCGGTCTCACGCTGTCGCTGGCTTCGCTCGCCGCCTTCGCCGCCCAGATCAACCTCAACACCGCCAGTGCGGCGCAACTGGAAACGCTGAACGGCATCGGCGCCGCCAAGGCCGAAGCCATCGTCGACTATCGCAAGGAACACGGCGCCTTCAAGTCGGTCGACGAACTCGCCAACGTCAAGGGCGTCGGCCCGAAAACGGTCGAAAAGAACCGCGACCAGATGACCGTCGCCGCGAAGTGA
- a CDS encoding PhzF family phenazine biosynthesis protein, with product MPRRYVTADVFTDMPFGGNPLAVVLDAEGLTDAQMQAITREFGYSESTFVLPPRDPANTARVRIFTPTREVPFAGHPNVGTAVVLAREWARLGRALPDQFLFEEGAGLVPVALQQRDGVVVAAELRAPERLAVGAMVAMQDAAECLGLSPSDLRVDDHAPCIASVGLPFLIVELASREALRRARGDRSVHARVLRPIGIDGVYAYVRGEHEGDWHVRMFAPLDDMPEDPATGSATAAMIALRTALPGAGEGECTWRIHQGEDMGRPSRLFGRTMREAGEVTRVHVGGGAVVMMDGLLHL from the coding sequence ATGCCGCGTCGTTATGTCACTGCCGATGTGTTCACCGACATGCCGTTCGGCGGCAATCCGCTGGCCGTCGTGCTGGATGCGGAGGGATTGACCGACGCGCAGATGCAGGCAATCACGCGCGAGTTCGGTTATTCGGAATCGACCTTCGTGTTGCCGCCGCGTGATCCGGCCAACACGGCGCGCGTGCGCATCTTCACGCCGACGCGCGAGGTGCCGTTCGCGGGACATCCGAATGTCGGCACGGCGGTGGTGCTGGCGCGCGAATGGGCACGATTGGGTCGGGCACTGCCGGATCAGTTCCTGTTCGAGGAAGGCGCGGGCCTGGTGCCCGTGGCTTTGCAGCAGCGCGACGGCGTGGTCGTTGCGGCCGAGTTGCGTGCACCGGAGCGACTGGCCGTTGGTGCGATGGTGGCGATGCAGGATGCCGCGGAATGTCTCGGGCTCTCGCCCAGCGACCTACGCGTCGACGATCACGCACCGTGCATCGCATCGGTCGGCTTGCCGTTCCTGATCGTCGAACTCGCGTCGCGCGAGGCGCTGCGCCGCGCGCGTGGCGATCGATCGGTACATGCCCGCGTGCTTCGTCCGATCGGCATCGATGGTGTCTACGCTTATGTTCGCGGCGAGCACGAAGGCGACTGGCATGTACGCATGTTCGCGCCGCTCGACGACATGCCCGAAGACCCCGCCACCGGCAGCGCCACCGCGGCGATGATCGCCTTGCGCACCGCGTTGCCGGGTGCAGGCGAGGGCGAATGCACGTGGCGCATCCATCAGGGCGAAGACATGGGTCGCCCGAGCCGATTGTTCGGTCGCACCATGCGAGAAGCGGGCGAGGTCACCCGCGTGCATGTCGGTGGCGGTGCCGTGGTGATGATGGACGGCCTGTTGCACCTCTGA
- a CDS encoding DUF2306 domain-containing protein — MSHPARPAHPALARAARLWFLTFLLAQLGFAFFIIAFFTPPLLSGDYAAWNAKPHLVGYVPGDTFGNAQLLVHVYLGALVTLLGSMQFVAAVRRRYPVVHRWIGRVFLGASLIATLGGFYLTWVRGAQINAASTLSISLNGMLILVFAAMAWRTAWRRDFVAHRRHATRAFLLVNGVLFLRVGILLAGVLLMPLGIRVDYDGGVFIAVSFLSWLAPLAVYEAYLSAERSTRPFVRHVATAVIGLAAIATLAGAIAAMLLMWWPRL, encoded by the coding sequence ATGTCGCATCCCGCTCGTCCCGCCCATCCTGCGCTCGCCCGCGCCGCACGCCTGTGGTTTCTGACTTTCCTGCTGGCGCAGCTCGGGTTCGCCTTCTTCATCATCGCCTTCTTCACCCCGCCATTGCTGTCCGGCGACTACGCCGCGTGGAACGCCAAGCCGCATCTCGTCGGTTATGTGCCGGGCGATACCTTCGGCAATGCGCAACTGCTGGTGCACGTCTATCTCGGGGCGCTGGTCACGCTGCTCGGTTCCATGCAGTTCGTGGCGGCCGTCCGCCGTCGCTATCCCGTCGTCCACCGCTGGATCGGGCGCGTGTTCCTTGGGGCGTCCCTCATCGCGACGCTCGGCGGTTTCTATCTGACCTGGGTGCGGGGCGCACAGATCAATGCCGCGAGCACGCTGTCTATCTCGCTGAACGGCATGTTGATTCTGGTCTTTGCCGCGATGGCATGGCGCACTGCGTGGCGGCGCGATTTCGTCGCGCATCGGCGGCACGCCACCCGTGCCTTCCTGCTGGTCAATGGCGTGCTGTTCCTGCGTGTCGGCATCCTGCTCGCGGGCGTGTTGCTGATGCCGCTCGGCATCCGCGTCGACTACGACGGTGGGGTGTTCATCGCGGTCAGTTTTCTCAGTTGGCTGGCGCCGTTGGCCGTGTACGAGGCGTATCTGTCGGCCGAACGATCGACTCGGCCGTTCGTCCGGCATGTCGCGACGGCCGTGATCGGGCTCGCGGCGATCGCGACGCTGGCCGGCGCCATTGCGGCGATGCTGCTCATGTGGTGGCCGAGACTGTGA
- a CDS encoding helix-turn-helix transcriptional regulator, which yields MILLTSVLSWTVVAAVLVGLFDLLRRRTKTVAEMVFAVFSGSLAMAVLQPELAESPDWVLAGLIVGGCATCNGYWLFARALFRGDEGVRWPQVAVAVGIASLILLNRATAAPAGSPWHTAVGALLTLTSSTVLVLAFVEAVRGWAEHRDAAERRMRIVFMAVYGACVLSATLIGALAATDAVWQPERRLVVVLCALSILVFSQWALRLRRRQASTNVRPERIADATSDADDATSALGIDSAVNHTQASAADAAVLAELRSVAAAIDRAMTVDRLYRNPELRTADLAEHVRSTEHKVSRAISVVLGERNVNQLINRHRIACACALLADSASRTPIIDIAHTSGFASLGPFNRAFKATMGCTPSAYRASRLRSANSEDVVSASPAQ from the coding sequence ATGATCCTGCTGACCTCCGTGTTGTCCTGGACCGTCGTCGCCGCCGTGCTCGTCGGCTTGTTCGATCTGCTGCGTCGTCGAACCAAGACCGTGGCCGAGATGGTGTTCGCCGTCTTCTCCGGCTCGCTGGCGATGGCGGTGCTGCAGCCTGAACTGGCCGAATCGCCGGACTGGGTGCTGGCGGGTCTGATCGTCGGCGGTTGCGCCACCTGCAACGGCTACTGGTTGTTCGCGCGCGCCCTGTTCCGCGGTGACGAGGGCGTGCGCTGGCCGCAGGTGGCCGTCGCGGTCGGCATCGCGTCGCTGATCCTGCTGAATCGCGCCACCGCCGCGCCCGCGGGTTCGCCCTGGCACACGGCCGTCGGTGCGCTGCTGACACTGACGAGTTCGACGGTGCTGGTGCTGGCGTTCGTCGAGGCCGTCCGGGGCTGGGCCGAACATCGCGATGCCGCGGAGCGACGGATGCGCATCGTGTTCATGGCGGTCTACGGCGCCTGCGTGCTGTCTGCCACGCTTATCGGCGCATTGGCTGCGACGGACGCGGTCTGGCAACCCGAACGGCGCCTGGTCGTGGTGCTGTGCGCGCTGTCGATCCTCGTCTTCTCGCAATGGGCACTGCGGCTGCGGCGCCGACAGGCTTCAACCAACGTGCGACCGGAACGAATCGCCGACGCGACATCGGACGCCGACGATGCCACGAGTGCGCTCGGCATCGATTCCGCCGTCAATCACACGCAGGCATCCGCCGCCGATGCAGCGGTCCTGGCCGAACTCCGATCCGTGGCTGCCGCCATCGATCGCGCGATGACCGTGGACAGGCTCTACCGCAATCCCGAACTGCGCACCGCCGATCTGGCCGAACACGTCCGCAGCACCGAGCACAAGGTCAGTCGCGCCATCTCGGTCGTGCTCGGCGAGCGCAACGTCAACCAGCTGATCAACCGCCACCGCATCGCCTGCGCCTGCGCCCTGCTCGCGGACTCCGCGTCCCGCACCCCGATCATCGACATCGCCCACACCAGCGGCTTCGCCTCCCTCGGCCCCTTCAACCGCGCTTTCAAAGCCACGATGGGCTGCACGCCGTCGGCGTATCGCGCGTCAAGACTGCGTAGCGCAAATAGCGAAGACGTTGTCTCAGCAAGCCCAGCACAATAG
- a CDS encoding DUF2314 domain-containing protein produces MGEPYLTSIDVEGWSIDDGEAAHLESPETYWIPPLSKRQSLEPGALAKLRFYIRAPDESGKSVDHGERMWVQVVEKKGNWYFGKLDNDPYCTDEICAGLELWFQPRHVIDIYDTE; encoded by the coding sequence GTGGGTGAACCGTATCTCACGTCTATTGATGTTGAAGGGTGGTCGATTGACGACGGAGAAGCTGCACATCTAGAAAGCCCGGAGACATACTGGATTCCGCCACTCTCCAAACGCCAATCGCTAGAACCAGGGGCACTCGCAAAGTTGCGCTTCTATATCCGCGCCCCAGATGAATCTGGAAAATCGGTCGACCATGGCGAACGCATGTGGGTACAGGTTGTCGAAAAGAAGGGCAACTGGTACTTCGGAAAACTCGACAACGATCCTTACTGCACCGACGAAATATGTGCTGGGCTCGAACTATGGTTTCAGCCGCGGCATGTCATCGACATTTACGACACCGAATAA
- a CDS encoding phosphoadenylyl-sulfate reductase, with the protein MKPLDFDHYALAPDRLAELNTQLASLSASERVDWALAHLPGEHVLSSSFGAQAAVSLHMAAVRRTDIPVVLIDTGYLFRETWDFVHELSARLHLNLHTYRAALSPSDMEAQYGELWTQGKDAIRLYNRMRKVEPMQRALLDLNAGTWITGIRRSQSESRADIDFVTLRDGCFKLHPLADWRDRDIWTYLQAHDLPYHPLWHQGYVSIGDTHSTSRWHEGMREEDTRFSGLVRECGLHA; encoded by the coding sequence ATGAAGCCGCTCGACTTTGATCACTATGCGCTGGCGCCGGATCGACTGGCCGAGCTCAACACGCAACTCGCGTCGCTGAGCGCCAGTGAACGCGTCGACTGGGCGCTGGCGCATCTTCCCGGCGAGCACGTGCTGTCATCGAGTTTCGGCGCGCAGGCCGCGGTGTCCTTGCACATGGCGGCAGTGCGGCGTACGGACATCCCGGTCGTACTGATCGACACCGGCTATCTGTTCCGCGAAACCTGGGACTTCGTACACGAACTGAGTGCGCGCCTGCACCTGAACCTGCACACCTATCGCGCGGCGCTGTCGCCCTCGGACATGGAAGCGCAGTACGGCGAACTCTGGACACAGGGCAAGGACGCGATCCGCCTGTACAACCGCATGCGCAAGGTCGAGCCGATGCAGCGCGCGTTGCTGGATCTGAACGCCGGCACCTGGATCACTGGCATCCGCCGCAGCCAGTCCGAAAGCCGCGCCGACATCGATTTCGTCACCCTGCGCGACGGCTGCTTCAAGCTGCATCCGCTCGCCGACTGGCGCGACCGCGACATCTGGACCTACCTGCAAGCCCATGACCTGCCGTACCACCCGCTGTGGCACCAGGGCTACGTCAGCATCGGCGACACCCACAGCACCTCGCGCTGGCACGAAGGCATGCGCGAAGAAGACACGCGCTTCTCAGGACTGGTCAGGGAGTGCGGGTTGCATGCGTGA